The sequence GGTACGCGCTGGAGGCCACGCACCGGCTGCTGGGAGCACCCATGCCGGAGGAGGTGCTGGCCTTGATGGCTCCGCCGCGCTGGCAGCGGGTGCTGGCCCGGCGGTTCTTCTCCGAGGAGCGGCTGCTGGCGACGCGGCTCGTGACCCACAGGGCCGAGTGGGCCACCGCCAAGCTGCTCCTCGCGCCGCGCGCCGTGCCCATGGCGCGCTACGGGCTGTGGCGGCTGGGTGAGGCCGCACGGGCCCGGTGGCCGGGGGCGGCCCGGCGGTAAAGGCTGCTTCCGCAAGCGTGGTGGCGTGGACGGTGGTTGAAACCATGGATTGCGTCCCCGGGTGTTGACTCGCTAAAGGAGCCCCACCATGGCCCCCAGCCTGCTCGACACGTTCCGCGTCCTTTCCTCCTTCGATCCGCCCAAGGGGTCGCTGCGGGATGCGCCCTGGGAGGAGTACGTGGACTGGGCCATTGCCCAGGGGCTCGCCCCACTGGCGGCCTACAACCTGGAGTATCGGCTGGCTGGGGCGGACTCGCCCGAGTGGGCCCGGGACCGGCTGCTCTCCATCTACTCGGGTTCCGTCAACGACAACGTGATGAAGCTCGTCAACCTCAAGCAGATCGTCGACGAGCTCGAGGGCCGCAAGCTGTTGGTCATGGGCGCCGCCGCCTTCGCCGAGGCCATCTACCCTCACGTGGGCTTCCGGCCCGTGCTGGACATCCAGATGCTGGTGCGGCGCGTGGATGTGGAGGGCTTCTCCGGCTATCTCTCCCAGCACCACTTCAAGCCGGAGAAGGACGAGAGCAACAGCGGTGCCGCCCGGGTGCTGTCGGATGGGCGCACCGCCATCTACCTCTTCGCGGACGCGCTCGGGCCGGACCGGCGCGAAGAGGTTCAGGGCATCTTCGACCGGGCCAAGCCCTGGAAGGTCTACGGCCCGTCCATCTTCCGGCCGGACCTGGAGGACATGGTGCTGCTCCTGGTCCTGGAGCACGCGCGCCAGGGCTACCAGGTGCCGTGGCTGTCCTTCGTAGACCTGCGGGAGCTGGTGACGGGCTCCACCTCCATGGGCAGTGTCTACTCCCGGCCGCTGGACATGGCGGCGCTGAAGGAGCGCGCGAAGGCGTGGCGGCTGGAGCGCGCCCTGTACACCTCGCTGTCCATCATCGAGCGGCTCTTTCCGGAGACGGCTGCGGCCGTGGAGGCCTCCCGTCCGCCCCTGCGCCGCGCCACCCGCGAGCTGTTGAACCGGCTCGTGGTGGAGCCCGTGAGCGTGCCGGGCAGCCACGGCGTGCTCCGAGGCGCGGACCGGCTCCGACGCCTGCTCACCGGGCAGTGAGCCCCCGCCCGCCTCCCGGGCAGGCACGAGCGGTGTCCTCCACCTTCCCCTGACGGCCCTCTCGACGTAAGAGACAGGGGGCACCAGCCCCTGGGAGTCTCATGCGCATCGCCATCATCGGAACGGGCTACGTCGGCCTTGTCGCGGGCACCTGCTTCGCGGACTCCGGCAACGATGTCACCTGTGTGGACATCGACGAGCGGAAGATCCGCGCGCTGCAGGCGGGCGAGGTGCCCCTCTACGAGCCAGGCCTGGAAGAGCTCATCCGCAAGAACGTGAAGGAGCGGCGCCTGTCCTTCACCCTGAACCTGGCCGAGGCGGTGGGCCCGGCGCAGGTGGTCTTCATCGCGGTGGGTACCCCCGAGGGCGAGAGCGGCGACGCGGACCTACAGTACGTGCTGACCGCCGCCGAGCAGATTGGCCGGGCGATGCGCCAGTACACGGTGGTGGTGGACAAGAGCACCGTGCCGGTGGGCACCGCGGACAAGGTGCGCGAGGCCATCTCCCACGTGACGAAGGTGGAGTTCGACGTCGTCTCCAACCCCGAGTTCCTCAAGGAGGGCGCGGCGCTGGAGGACTTCCTCAAGCCGGACCGGGTGGTGATCGGCACCAGCTCGGAGCGGGCCCGCCGCATCATGGGCGAGCTGTACGCGCCCTTCGTCCGGACGGAGAACCCCATCTTCTATATGGATACGCGCTCGGCCGAGCTGACGAAGTACGCGGCCAACGCGATGCTGAGCACGCGCATCTCCTTCATGAACGACATGGCCGCGCTCTGCGAGAAGGTGGGCGCGGACGTGGACTTCGTGCGCAAGGCGCTCGGCGCGGATCGGCGCATCGGCTACCCGTTCCTCTTCCCCGGCGTGGGCTACGGCGGCTCGTGCTTCCCCAAGGACGTGAAGGCGCTGGTGGCCACGGGCCGTGAGCACGGGCTGGAGTTGGACCTGCTGCGCGCCGTGGAGCGCACCAACGAGCGCCAGAAGAAGCTGCTGGTGAACAAGGCCCTGAAGCACTTCGGCGGCTCGCTGGCGGGGCGCACCTTCGGCGTGTGGGGCCTGTCCTTCAAGCCGAAGACGGACGACATGCGTGAGGCGCCTTCCATTGAGATCATCGAGGGCCTGCTGGGCAAGGGCGCCCAGGTGGTGGCGCATGACCCCGTGGCGGACCGCACCGCGCGGCGCTACTTCGGCGACCGCATCCGTTACGCCTCGCTGCCCTACGAGGCGCTGGAGGGCGTGGACGCGCTCTTCATCGTCACCGAGTGGAACGAGTTCCGCCACCCGGACTTCGAGCGGATGAAGTCGCTGATGAAGTCGCCCATCATCTTCGACGGCCGCAACATCTACGACCCGGCGCGGATGCGCGAACTGGGCTTCACGTACCAGGGCATCGGCCGACCGTGAGCCGGGCCGAGCCCCTTCCGGCGCTCACCGGGCTGCGCTTCTTCGCCGCGCTGCACGTGGTGGTGTTCCACTTTGGCTTCGGGTGGATGGAGCTCGCGCCCGGGTGGATGCAGGCCCTCTCCCAGTGCGGGTACGCCTCGGTGGGGTTGTTCTTCGTGCTCTCTGGGTTCGTCCTCTCTTACAACTACCTGGGGCCGGAGGGGCGCATGGCGGTGGCGCCGCGCACCTTCTGGATCGCCCGGATTGCTCGCATCTATCCGGTGTACGTGCTCGCGCTGGTGCTGCTGGCGCCCCATGTCATGGCCGGCTCGCTGGCGGCGAACAGCCCGGCGATGGCGGCGGCAAAGCTGGCGGTGGGCGGCGGGAGCGCGCTGCTGCTCGTACACACGTGGCTGCCGCCCGCGACGCTCTA comes from Hyalangium minutum and encodes:
- a CDS encoding nucleotidyltransferase family protein, with translation MAPSLLDTFRVLSSFDPPKGSLRDAPWEEYVDWAIAQGLAPLAAYNLEYRLAGADSPEWARDRLLSIYSGSVNDNVMKLVNLKQIVDELEGRKLLVMGAAAFAEAIYPHVGFRPVLDIQMLVRRVDVEGFSGYLSQHHFKPEKDESNSGAARVLSDGRTAIYLFADALGPDRREEVQGIFDRAKPWKVYGPSIFRPDLEDMVLLLVLEHARQGYQVPWLSFVDLRELVTGSTSMGSVYSRPLDMAALKERAKAWRLERALYTSLSIIERLFPETAAAVEASRPPLRRATRELLNRLVVEPVSVPGSHGVLRGADRLRRLLTGQ
- a CDS encoding UDP-glucose dehydrogenase family protein codes for the protein MRIAIIGTGYVGLVAGTCFADSGNDVTCVDIDERKIRALQAGEVPLYEPGLEELIRKNVKERRLSFTLNLAEAVGPAQVVFIAVGTPEGESGDADLQYVLTAAEQIGRAMRQYTVVVDKSTVPVGTADKVREAISHVTKVEFDVVSNPEFLKEGAALEDFLKPDRVVIGTSSERARRIMGELYAPFVRTENPIFYMDTRSAELTKYAANAMLSTRISFMNDMAALCEKVGADVDFVRKALGADRRIGYPFLFPGVGYGGSCFPKDVKALVATGREHGLELDLLRAVERTNERQKKLLVNKALKHFGGSLAGRTFGVWGLSFKPKTDDMREAPSIEIIEGLLGKGAQVVAHDPVADRTARRYFGDRIRYASLPYEALEGVDALFIVTEWNEFRHPDFERMKSLMKSPIIFDGRNIYDPARMRELGFTYQGIGRP